In Vicinamibacteria bacterium, the DNA window GAAGGCGGGGTCCGGAGGCGTGACACGTATCGACGTCAGCTTTCCCTGGCGAACGGGCCACAGGCTCTGACCCCGCGCCAGGGGGATGAAGGCCTTGGGCGTCGCGCGAAATCGATCCCAGTACTCTTCGTCCTTGTCGCGCACTCGACTCAAGTCGATGGGAAACGGGGGAGCCCAATCGGAGAGATCCTCCCTTTCGGAGATTCCGGGGTACGGGGGCGCGAGATCCCGGTCCGCGGCGAGACCTTCCATGGGCACCACGCCATCCACGATGAAGCTTGCCTCACTCGTTGCGATACGCCCTTCGTCTTCCCAGACGTAGAACTCCATCTCCAGCGAATCGCCGGACCCGGCACCCAGATCGTCGGCCAGCCAGGAGCTCAAGATGATTCCAGAATCCCTGGAACCGCCGAGGCTCGCATAGACTTGCGCGTCCACTGCGGTCACGAGGGAGTAAGGCGTCTCTTTTTCACCCACTCGAAGCGTGTTGGCGAGATAGGTCAAAAAGGACTGGGTCTCGAGTTGCTCATCGGCCGCCAGGTCGAGAACGGCGCGAGCGAGGGAATCAGCGAGCATCAGGGATGCGGATTCGATGGCGATGAAGTCGCCTAGCCTTCTCGTACGCACACCGAGGTCCTCGAGCCGAGGGCGAAGGTCGACCACCCCATCTCCGGAGACCACGACGGTATTGACGCGGGCTTGCTGACCTAGACTTCGCTGGAGCAGGTCGAGCGGGACGAAAGCCGCCCTTACCTCGCCCTGGGAAGGATAGAGCGAGAACTCGGAAAGCCCGGTCGACTCGAGCCCCGGGACAAGAGTCAATCTGAGCGTTCGTCCCGAATTCTCTTTGACGCCGTGGAGCGACTCGCGCGGAACGTCCGAAGGAGTCTCCACCCGCAACAAGATCGTGTCATCCACCCGGGCCCCGAGCTCGTCGGCGAGACTGGAAGACAGCAAAACGTCCCGCCGAGAGAGGGAGAGGGGCTCAGTTTCATGGAAGCGCCAGAACCTCTCATCGACGCCATAGACCTGTACGCCTCCCCGCGTTTGGCCGGTTCTCTCCGAAGTGACCATGCCTTGGAACGCGATCAACGGCGCCGACTCGGAAGCGATCTCGGTCGCCAAGGTCTCTCGAAAGAACGTGTTTGCCGTGACTACTGAATCGGTGAGCCCCAGCCTGGAGACGAACAGGTTACGAAGACTTCCCCGCACCGAATCACCCACCAGGAGAGCTCCCGTCAGGACACCGACGGCCACCGCGACCGCCCCGACCACCGACAGGTTCGTCCGCCAGTAATAGCGAAGGCTGCTTTGAACGAGGGAGCCCAGGCTCAACGCGCCACCAACTTGCCATCGACGATCCCCATCTGCTTCGGGAACCGCTCGGCGAGCTTTACGCTGTGAGTCACGACGATCAGCATGCGCTCCTCGTGTCGGTCGAGGTCGAGAAGCAGGTCGGCCACGGTGCTCGCCGTCTTGCCATCGAGGTTTCCCGTCGGTTCGTCGCACAGCACGAGTCGTGGGTCGCGGATGAGGGCGCGCGCGATCGCAACCCTCTGCTTCTCACCACCCGAGAGCTCCGAAGGACGGTGCGCGAGCCGCTCCCCGAGGCCTACCCGCGAAAGCAGCGCCTGGGCGCGCGAGCGGTAGCCGGCTCGGGGGGCGACGAGAGTCGGCGCGAGCACGTTCTCGAGCACCGAGCACTGGGGGAGGAGGCAGTGGTCCTGAAAAACGAAACCCACTCGCGAGTTCCTGTACTCGGCGAGCTCTCGCTCGGGGAGCTCGAAAGGATCGGTGCCGTCGAGCCGCACCGATCCCGACGTGGGTATATCGAGTGCTCCCAGGATGAACAGCAGCGTGCTCTTGCCTCCTCCCGACGGACCCATTATGGAGAGCGCGTCGCCGGGTGAGAGCTCGAGCGTGATCCCCTTCAGAACCGAGAGCGGTCCCGATGGCGACGGGTACTCCTTGACGAGGTCCCGTACCTCGAGCACGTCTTTCTTTCTAGGCCTCCTGATAGGCGCGGTTGCGGAACAAGAAATCGATGATGTTACCCTCGTGAGGCTGGAGCCAGTTGAGTCGGATCGTGGGAACGGGGCCGAGATTCAACCGATCGATGTTCACCGCGTCGAGAAGTCGGCGACGGAACCCATCATCCTCGGTAATGGCGGTTCCCACGAGCGTCGATCCGATCGCATCGATCATCTGCTCTTGAGGACATCGCACGACCGAGGCAAAGGGAAACATGTACTCCTTGTTCGCGAGCCATTTCTGCCCCGACTCGCAGTGGATGATCGTGGGCCGCAGGTAATCGCAGCGCTCGCGTTTGACGAGTCGATCGGTCGAATCACCGCGGTGGCGGACCGTGACTTCCTCGGCCCCCGGCTCGCTCAGATGCTGATCGATCTCGCCGGAGATGGCCTCGGCCACACCCGGCACGGTGAAGGCGGCGAGAGCGCTCTCTGGATCGTCGGGCGGAAGAGGCGTGATTGGGCCGAGTCTCCGAGCGAGCGCGTCGGCGATCTCCTCGGTATTTCTCGACGCCCAGATACCGGAACAGCTGATACAGCTGCGTCCGCTGTTCACCAGGATGCTGTCGACCATGACGTCGAAGTACTTCTCCCACTCGTCCACGACGTCGTCCCCAATGAGAATCTTGCTGAACCCCGGGCCGTGGGGCTGAACGCGCGGGTCGTTTCGATACCGTTCCACCGTCGGCGTACCCCCGAAGATCAGGCTTCGCGGACAGCTCGCCAGAACGGCCGCACCGATGTCCCCGAGCCCCGGGTAAATCGAGATCGCCTCGCGCGGGATCCCCGCCTGGAAGAACGCTTCGGTCATCCGATAGGGCGTCCACGGCTCCTGAGGACCCGGCTTGAAGACGAGACCGATCTGCAAGGGAATGACGGGAAGCCACAGCGTGTGGACACCGGGAGAGTTCGACGGGAGCACGAGACCGAGCACCGGCGTCTGCGCCTGATAGCTGAGCGGCACTCCCCTCTTTTCGAGACCGTGGCCGGCGCTCAAGATCTCGAGATCCAGGCCGCGGGTCAGCGCGTCGAGGACCTCGTCCATGTGGGTCAGGACAAAATGGTTCTTCTCCATGTTTGCCCGACACATGTGCTCGGGAAGGCCCGTGGTTGCCGACTGATATCGAACGAACTCGTCCGGAGTCTGCGTGCCATCGCCCAGGGGAAGCGTCGCTTCCATATAGAGCTTGGCCGCTTTCTTGATCTTGTCGAGAAGCTCATAAGGCGAATGCTCCCGGAGGAGGTCGCGTGCCCGTTGCGCCTTCCGCATGTCGCGCTGGATGAGGCCTCCGTTGGCGAGACTCACTTCCGCCAGCTTCTCTCCCGTCTCGAAATGGACCACCGGGTCGGTCTCGAGACTCTCGTACGCTTCGCCCCACCGCAGTACGGGAATGCGCATCACCGCTAATAGACTCCGACGGTCGTAGAGCTTTTGAGCTTCCTGAACGGGCGCACGCCGCTCACGCCGTCCCAAGGATAGGTTTCATGGGGAGGCTCCCGCTCGCCCTCGTCGCGCTCGAGAAAACCGGGGACGAAGAACTCCTTCGTGAGAGTGGTGAGCCGCACGCGACCCGTTTCGCCGTAGCCCACGACGTTCTGGCCGCCGTCCGCGTCCACGACCTCGATTACCGCCCGCGGTTGCGGCGCATAGTAGGTGATTTTATAACCGTCGTCCGGCGTCACCGGTTTCGAGGCGGCGAGACCCATCAACGTATTTCCATAGGTCGGCGTGATGTAGACGCCATCGAGGAGCTCCTCGACGGCGAACCGGGTCCACTGGGGGGTGAACTCGGTGCCACCCGAAAAAATACCCTGGATTCCCGCCTTTCGTAGGGTGGTCCCCTGCTCTTCGAGTCGGAGCGCGAGCGCTTCGAGAAGCTTTGGTGTCGCGAAGAGGCACTTGATGTCGTGCCCCGCCCTCAGTACGGTCACCGCCTGATCGATTACGTGATTCTTGTAGGCTTCGAGGTGCTCGGTCCAGCCCCGTTCGATCAGCTTGATGACCCAGCGTGGATCGAGATCGACGCAGAAGCAGATCCCGCCGCGAAACTGCGCCAGATGCTCGACGGCGAGTCTGAGCCGTCTCGGACCCGAGGGGCCCAGCATGAGCCAATTGGAGCCCTTGGGAAAGCACTCGTCGGGCAGCGTCTCGCTGAACAACTCGTAATCGATTCGAAAATCGTCGATGGCCACGCGGCTCTTGGGAATCCCGGTGGTACCCCCGGTCTCGAATACGAAGATGGGCCGTTCTCGAAAAGCCCGCGGAACCCAGCGGCGCACCGGTCCGCCCCGGAGCCACTCATCCTCGAAGAGAGGGAACTTCCTCAGATCCTCGAACGCTCGAACGTCTTTGCGTGGATCGAAATCGAGCTTCTTCGCAAAATCGAGCCAGAAAGGCGTTCCCGTCTCGGCGTCGAAATGCCACCGAACGATCTCCCGCACATGCTCGTCTAGAGTCTTCTTGGCGTCTCTAAGCCGGGCCTCGGGCACCATCTGGGCTTCGCTCAACGGGGCAACGCTCCTGCTTCTGCGACCTCTCGCTCGCGCAACGCTTCACCTCGGATCACTCGCTCGAATATCTCCACCGAGGCGTTCGCCATCTGCTCGACACTGTAGTGCCGGCGCACTCCCGCCGCGGCACGCCGACCGAGCTCACGGCGAATCTCGTCATTCAAGAGAAGGTCGGCAAGGCTCTCAGCAAGGTCGATTGGGTCACCCGCTCGAACCAGGCGGCCGCCACCCGTCCGCGAGACGAGCTCGGGAAAAGCACCTCGATCGGGCTGCACCACGGGTACGCCGCACGCCATCGCCTCGAGGACGAAAAGCCCTTTCGGCTCTTCGTAGTCCGTGGGTACGGAGACGATGGCCAGCGAGCGGAGAAAGGCGATCTTCTCCTCGCGTCCCAGAACGCCGTGATACTGGAACTCTCGGGACAAGCCCGCGCGATCCATCTCTTCCGTCAGCCGAGCGAGATAGCCGCGATGCTGACGACCCAGGTAACCGGCTACCCGAAGCCGCGTCTCGGGCAGGTCGTTACGCGATCTCAGCAGTCTGTAGGCTTCGCAGAGATTGTGGAGACCCTTCTCCGGAGCGATCCGCGCGATGTAACCGATGGACAGGGGTTCCCCCGATGACGTTACCGGCTCGTAGCCCTGGAGGTTGATTCCTAGAGGAACGACGGCCATCTTCTCTCGAGGGATGGAGAGAAGCTTTCCCATGTAGTCGGCGTAGTAATGGCTCACTGCCACGAACCCGTCGACGTATGGGACCTGCCCTCGGATGAGCTCGAGCGCTTCGTTTCGCTCGGCCGCCGGGAGTCCGTCGAGGAAGAGGTCCTCTCCCTGAAGGGTACACACGATGGGCCGTCCCAGCGACCGGGCGAACGACGGCGCCAGCCCGATGAGGAGCGAGTTCGGCAATACCACGACATCAGGCGGGTATTGTGCCTTCAACCACGAGGCGAGCCTCTGGACCTCTTTCCTCTGGAATCCATCTTCCCCTTTCAACGTCGATATGGTGAGAGCGCCGAGCTTTCCCGGGTCGGTCGAGACCGAAAGGCGGCCCAGGAGGTTCATGAGCCAGCTGGCGTCGAAAAGGCGATCGACGAATCCAGGTGTCCGCCGGAAGATGGGAACGTTCTGCTGAAGGTAGACGTTGATCCCTCCGAACAGGACGCGCGGCTCGCTCACGTTGTCCTCGTCTGTTCGGGTGGGCGTGTAGATGGGTAAAAGCGTCACCTCGTGGCCCTGGCGCATGAGCTCGGCCGCGAGCGCATTGTCCCTGAGACAACTCCCGCAGTACATGTTGGCCGCACCCGCGGTGATCGAGAGGATCTTCAAGACGTTGGAACTCCTGTCTCGTTGCGGCCGATAGGCCTGATCTCAGTCAGTCGGATTCCCCTCCAGGAACGGCTCGAGGGGAACCGACTCGGGACCGTTCTCGGTACACCGGGCGAACGTGGAGCGCTCGCCCGCGTACATCGACACGCCGGCGTGCTCTCCCTTTGCGTTGAGCACGTAGAAGCTCAGGCCGAAGCTCGGTAGTCCGCGCTCGTTCAGGAGTCTCTTTTCGACCGTGTTCTCCTTGACGCGGCGCAGGGCCTCCATCGCCGCGTCCTTGGGATGGCGACCGCGCCGCATCTCCTCGACGATGAAGAACGAGCACAGCCCGTACAGGTTCGCCTCGCCGCGGCCGGTGGAGCCTGCGGCGCCGACCTCTCCGTCGACATAGAGCCCGGCACCGAGGATCGGCGAGTCCCCCACACGCCCGGGGATCTTCCACGCGAGTCCACTCGTGGTCGTGACGCCGCAGATATCGCCGCCCGGGCTGATTCCATCGCAGTTGATTGTTCCAAAGAAGTGATCCTCGTCGATGAGGCCTTCTCGGAGCATGTCGAGGCCGGCCGCGTAACCTGCTTGAGCGCGCTTTCCCGGATCGAGGTAGTGCTCGGGATCGATCCGGCGCTTCCACTCGAGCCAGAGCTTGCGGGATTTCTCGGTGTTCAAGTCGTCCTCGATGTCGAACCCCATGTTACGGGCGAAAGCCTGGGCCCCCTGGCCGACGAGAAGGTGATGATCGGTGTGCTCCATGACCGCGTGGGCGACTAGCGAGGGAGTGCGTACGCCCTCGATTCCGGCGACGCCGCCGGCACGTTTCTTGGGCCCGTGCATGCAGCACGAGTCGAGCTGGACGACGCCGTCGGCGTTCGGGAGGCCGCCGTAGCCTACTCCCGCATCCTCGGGATCCAGCTCGACCAGATTGACGCCGGCAATGAGGCTCTCGAGCACGTCCTTCCCTTCCGTTATCAGACGAAAGGCTTTTTCGACGCAGGTCTCCGGACCCCCGTTCTTGAAGCGATTGCCATTGCCCGACGCGATGACCAAGGGTTTCACCGACTGCTGGGTGATCATCGTCGGCGCGGCGCCAAAAGTTGTGCTTGCACTCGCGGCAAGTCCCGCTGCAGCGGCTCCGGTTCGTACAAACTCTCGTCGGCTGAGCTTCTTGGTCATGTTTCCTGTCCTCCCAGAATGGAATCTTAATCCTACCGAGCCTCCACCTCAAACCCAGAAAGCCTTGGTCTTCTATATCATTCAGGGCGCATGGCGGCCCCGACCCTTTCCCAAGACACAGTATGCCGGCGCACCCCGACGTTCTGGAAGAGTATTTTCGTTCCCTTCGGAGCAGGATATTTCGTCTCGCAGCTTCTGCGCTCGATCAATGCCGTCGTTTCCGCGGATCTGATCGAAGAATTCGAACTCGGAGCTTGGGCGGTCGGGCTACTCACCAGCGCCTATTTTCTGAGCTTCGCGCTAGCACAGCTGCCCGTCGGCCTCGCGCTCGACCGATTCGGTCCCCGCCGTACTGAATCAGCCTTGCTCCTCTTCGCTGGCGTCGGCGCATTTGTCTTCTCATATGCGGAAACGACTTTCGGTCTCGTCGGAGGCCGCGCGCTCATCGGACTCGGCGTTTCCGCGTGCCTCATGGCGGCATTTCATGCTTTCGCTCTCTGGGCACCCCGGGAAAGGCTCCATTTCCTGAGTGGGTCGGTGATGGCGGTCGGCGCATCGGGCGCTCTCACGGCGACGACTCCCGTCGAATGGGCCGTCGGTGCCGTCGGGTGGCGAGCCCTGTTCCGGGGCATTGGTGGAGTCACGATCGCCTGTGCGTTATTTCTCTTTTGGGCGGTTCCCGAGAAACCGCAAAACCAAGCGGAGCGGCTCCGGAATCTGATCGGAGTCGCGCGCCAGGTTTTTGCCAGCCGCGTGTTCTGGAGCGTGGCGCCGTTCTCGGTGGCGCACCAGGGCGCTTACCTTTCGATTCAGAGCCTCTGGGCGGGTCCGTGGCTCAGAGACGTAGCCGGGCTTACGAGAGCGGAGGTCGCCGACCATCTGCTGATCCTCGCCCTCGGTATGGCAGTCGGCTTCGTCGCCCTCGGCTACCTGGCCGCGCGATTCGCGCGGCAGGGCCTGTCGACGATCACGGTTTGGGTCGGGGCCGCGCTCGTCTTCGAGACGGCGCAGCTCGCGATTGCGCTTGGCTGGACGACGGCCGCGTGGCTGCTTTGGCTCCTCTTCGGAACGTTCGGTGCCGCGGGGATGTTGAGCTACGGCATTCTGACGATACGTTTTCCGCTCACCATGGCGGGACGGGTCAACACCGCCGTCAACGTGCTGGTTTTCTCCGGAGCCTTTGCCCTCCAAGCAGGCATCGGCGCCGTCATTACCTGGTGGACGATGCCGGGCGAGCCCTACTCGGCCGACGGCTATCGGGCGGCGCTCCTCGGCGTCCTCGCGCTGCAGCTCGCTTGTCTGGCGTGGCTCATCGCGACGCGACGCTGGCGCGATGAGCAGGCTGATGAATAAGTGCAGCCCAGCCTGCGCGAGCGGAGCGAGCCCGGCGCGCTTGCCGCGCCGTAAGCAGCCCGAGCCGTGGCGGCACGATCAATTGCGGGTCCCGTCACGGCACTGAGCACTAAGAGACCATTGCCGTCCGACAGGCCGAGCGATCACACGATTGACTCGGCGATCCGGACCGGGAGCCTCTTCGCGCCCCACGAGCCCGGCTTCGCCTCGAAAACGCCGGCACACCGAGCCCCGCAGGAACGGCAGCGACCGGAATCCACCAGGTTCCATTCCGACAGTTCGTACCAGTCGCGCCCGATGAGAATCTCACCGCATTGGTGACAATAGGTACTTCCACCCTCTTTGTCGTGGACGTTGCCGGTGTACGCGTAGCGCACCCCGTTCTCGAGGGCAATCCGCCGTGCCCGCGTGAGCGTCGTAGCGGGCGTCGGCGGATGGTCGAGCATCTTCCAATCGGGGTGAAAGGCCGTGAAATGCAGGGGCACGTCCGGACCGAGTGCTTCCACGACCCACCTCGTCATCCGGTCGAGCTCGGCGGAAGAGTCGTTCTCACCCGGTATGAGCAGCGTGGTGATCTCGAGCCAGACCTTCGTTTCGTGCTTCAGATACGAGAGGGTCTCTTTCACCGCCTCCAGGTGACCGGCGCATACGTTCTTGTAGAATCGCTCGGTGAACGCCTTGAGGTCGACGTTCGCGGCGTCGATGTGCTCATAGAGCTCACGCCGCGGCGCCGCGGTCATGTAGCCGGCGGTCACCGCAACGCTCTTGATGCCGCGCTCTCGACAAGCATCGGCGACGTCGACCGCGTACTCGAGAAATATGACGGGGTCGTTGTAGGTGAAAGCGACGCTCTTGCAGCCGAGGTTCCCCGCGGCCGAAGCGATGGCATCGGGCGAAGCCTCGTCGGCGAGCCGTTGCTGTTCCCGTGACTTGCTGATATCCCAGTTCTGGCAGAATCGGCACGCGAGATTACACCCCGCGGTCCCGAAGGAGAGTATGGCGCTTCCGGGATAGAAGTGGTTCAACGGTTTTTTCTCGATCGGATCGACGCAGAATCCACTCGACCGGCCGTAGGTCGTGAGCACGATCGCGTCGTTCTCGCGCGCTCGGACGAAACACATGCCTCGCTGACCTTCGTGGAGCTTGCACAATCGAGGGCATACGTCGCATTGCACCCGGCCGTCTTCCAGTCGGTGCCAGTATCTCGTCGGAACGACGCTCGCGATACCCACGGAGACATTATCCGTTGGCGTTCCAAAAAACAGAAATCCACTGGGCGAAAACGGTTATCATGAGCCGTGGACGCGACCGGAAGAGAAGAGCGCCTCGGGTTCATCCGCCGCTACGCATCCCGACTCAGCTTTCCAAAGCTCTTCGTCGTTTTTCTCGTCTTGTTCGTGGCCGATCTCTTCTTCCCCGATCCGATCCCATTCCTCGATGAAGCCATCCTCGGAACCCTCGCCGTCATGCTCGGCATGTGGCGCGACCGACGTGAAGAGAAGAAGGGGCGTCTTCCTCAAACTCGGTAACCTTATAGGAGACGGATCATGGGAGAAGACATTGCACTCGAGGCCTCCGACGGACACGAGCTCAGGGCCTATCGGGCCTCACCCGCGGGGAAGCCGAATGGCGGCATCGTCGTTCTGCAAGAGATCTTCGGCGTCAACGCACACATTCGTGAGGTCGCGGACGGTTTCTCGGCGAGCGGATACCTCGTTCTCGCCCCGTCCTTGTACGACCGAAGCTCGAGGAAGAACGTGAGACTCGGCTATTCGGAGGACGATATCGTGGAGGGACGAAGGCTCCGCGAGGAATTCTCGTCGGAGGACTCGATTCGGGACGTCGGCGCTGCCGCCGATGCGCTTCGCTCCGAGAATCTGAAGGTCGGGGTGGTCGGCTACTGCTGGGGCGGATCCATCGCCTTTCTCGCCGCCGTGCGCCTGCCGCTCGACGCTGCGGTCGTGTACTACGGCGGACAGATCATGCCCCACGTCAACGAGAGGGAGCTCTGTCCCCTGCTCATGCATTTCGGATCGCGCGACGCATCCATACCGTTGAGCGACGTCGAGGCGATACGAAATGCTCATCCCGACGCGGCCGTGCATCTCTACGATGCCGATCACGGTTTCAACTGCAATTACCGCTCCCAGTTCGACCAGTCGGCTTCCACTCTGGCCCGGGAACGAACGCTTGCCTTCTTTGCCAGCCACCTCGCCCGAATGGGCCCCAAGTAACGAAACCCGGCATAGAATACCGAGCCATGCCAAACGAGACCTCCTCGTCCGGCGAAGAACGCCGCTCCCAGCGACGCGTTCTGATCGTGGGTGCGGGGCAGACCGGGCGCGAGCTTGCCAGGATCCTGTCGGAAAACTGGGACATCGCCGTTCTCGACGTGGACGAACGACGCCTCGAGCGACTTCGCCGGGAACATCCCAAGCGTGGCAACGTCCGGCTATTTCCCACCGATGGTACCAGCCTTCTCAATTTGAAGGAGGCCGGGCTCGAGTCCTCGGAATGGCTCGTGGCGGTCACCAATCGTGACGAGATCAACGCCGAGGCCTGCCGAGTCGCTCGGTCGATCGGTAATCCCCCGACCGTGATCGCCGCCCTGCGACGGCCCGAGCATCGGGAGTGGCTTACCGACGTCGAGGCCGAAGTCGTGAGCCGACCAGGGGCGGTCGCCGGGCTCATCAAGAACCGCATCGAGCGAGCACATCAGGTGGCAAGTGGCGTCGGCCTGGGCCAGGGCGAGATCATCGAGATACCCGTTCTCAGGAGCTCGCCTGCGGTCGATGTGCGAGTGCGTGACCTGAGAGCTCGGCGGTGGCTCGTGGCGGCGATTTATCGCGAGGACCGCTACGTGGTACCGCACGGCCACGTCGTCCTGCGCGAGGGCGACCGGCTGCTCCTCACCGGCGAGCCCGAGATACTGCCCCACATCGCGGACTATCTGAGAGCGGGGGTCGCCCGTTTCCCCCTGCAATACGGAACGCGAATCGTAGCTTTCGCCCCCAAAGAGCAGAGCCCATCTTTCTGGGAGGAAGTGCAGTATGTTTTCGAGCACACCAGGAGCCGCTCTGCCAGGGCGCTCACCCCCAAGGACAGCCTGCCTCCCGAGCTCAAGCTCGCCCGTGGCAAGCTCGAGACGCAGGTCGTCAATGCGTCGGAC includes these proteins:
- a CDS encoding aldehyde dehydrogenase family protein; translated protein: MMRIPVLRWGEAYESLETDPVVHFETGEKLAEVSLANGGLIQRDMRKAQRARDLLREHSPYELLDKIKKAAKLYMEATLPLGDGTQTPDEFVRYQSATTGLPEHMCRANMEKNHFVLTHMDEVLDALTRGLDLEILSAGHGLEKRGVPLSYQAQTPVLGLVLPSNSPGVHTLWLPVIPLQIGLVFKPGPQEPWTPYRMTEAFFQAGIPREAISIYPGLGDIGAAVLASCPRSLIFGGTPTVERYRNDPRVQPHGPGFSKILIGDDVVDEWEKYFDVMVDSILVNSGRSCISCSGIWASRNTEEIADALARRLGPITPLPPDDPESALAAFTVPGVAEAISGEIDQHLSEPGAEEVTVRHRGDSTDRLVKRERCDYLRPTIIHCESGQKWLANKEYMFPFASVVRCPQEQMIDAIGSTLVGTAITEDDGFRRRLLDAVNIDRLNLGPVPTIRLNWLQPHEGNIIDFLFRNRAYQEA
- a CDS encoding glycosyltransferase, whose amino-acid sequence is MKILSITAGAANMYCGSCLRDNALAAELMRQGHEVTLLPIYTPTRTDEDNVSEPRVLFGGINVYLQQNVPIFRRTPGFVDRLFDASWLMNLLGRLSVSTDPGKLGALTISTLKGEDGFQRKEVQRLASWLKAQYPPDVVVLPNSLLIGLAPSFARSLGRPIVCTLQGEDLFLDGLPAAERNEALELIRGQVPYVDGFVAVSHYYADYMGKLLSIPREKMAVVPLGINLQGYEPVTSSGEPLSIGYIARIAPEKGLHNLCEAYRLLRSRNDLPETRLRVAGYLGRQHRGYLARLTEEMDRAGLSREFQYHGVLGREEKIAFLRSLAIVSVPTDYEEPKGLFVLEAMACGVPVVQPDRGAFPELVSRTGGGRLVRAGDPIDLAESLADLLLNDEIRRELGRRAAAGVRRHYSVEQMANASVEIFERVIRGEALREREVAEAGALPR
- a CDS encoding N(4)-(beta-N-acetylglucosaminyl)-L-asparaginase, producing the protein MTKKLSRREFVRTGAAAAGLAASASTTFGAAPTMITQQSVKPLVIASGNGNRFKNGGPETCVEKAFRLITEGKDVLESLIAGVNLVELDPEDAGVGYGGLPNADGVVQLDSCCMHGPKKRAGGVAGIEGVRTPSLVAHAVMEHTDHHLLVGQGAQAFARNMGFDIEDDLNTEKSRKLWLEWKRRIDPEHYLDPGKRAQAGYAAGLDMLREGLIDEDHFFGTINCDGISPGGDICGVTTTSGLAWKIPGRVGDSPILGAGLYVDGEVGAAGSTGRGEANLYGLCSFFIVEEMRRGRHPKDAAMEALRRVKENTVEKRLLNERGLPSFGLSFYVLNAKGEHAGVSMYAGERSTFARCTENGPESVPLEPFLEGNPTD
- a CDS encoding FtsX-like permease family protein, with protein sequence MSLGSLVQSSLRYYWRTNLSVVGAVAVAVGVLTGALLVGDSVRGSLRNLFVSRLGLTDSVVTANTFFRETLATEIASESAPLIAFQGMVTSERTGQTRGGVQVYGVDERFWRFHETEPLSLSRRDVLLSSSLADELGARVDDTILLRVETPSDVPRESLHGVKENSGRTLRLTLVPGLESTGLSEFSLYPSQGEVRAAFVPLDLLQRSLGQQARVNTVVVSGDGVVDLRPRLEDLGVRTRRLGDFIAIESASLMLADSLARAVLDLAADEQLETQSFLTYLANTLRVGEKETPYSLVTAVDAQVYASLGGSRDSGIILSSWLADDLGAGSGDSLEMEFYVWEDEGRIATSEASFIVDGVVPMEGLAADRDLAPPYPGISEREDLSDWAPPFPIDLSRVRDKDEEYWDRFRATPKAFIPLARGQSLWPVRQGKLTSIRVTPPDPAFDERLLARLDPLELGFSIVPVREEGLAASRGATDFGEYFVYFSYFLVMAGLLLAGLFFKLGVEQRHREIGTLLATGFPLGVVRRLFIAEGAILATLGALIGILVAVGYAAVILYGLRTFWVDAVGTTLLTLHVEPMSIAAGLVLGVLAALVATWLTLRGLGKIAARRLLAGDVGPETRHRVQGARANLLSVAALGVALVLLVASFGNVVPLAAGFFGAGNLLLFSLLLFQWGWLGRRPKGVLEGVVPLGFRNASHRPGRSLVAIALIAFASFI
- a CDS encoding DUF6116 family protein; translated protein: MDATGREERLGFIRRYASRLSFPKLFVVFLVLFVADLFFPDPIPFLDEAILGTLAVMLGMWRDRREEKKGRLPQTR
- a CDS encoding ABC transporter ATP-binding protein, producing MLEVRDLVKEYPSPSGPLSVLKGITLELSPGDALSIMGPSGGGKSTLLFILGALDIPTSGSVRLDGTDPFELPERELAEYRNSRVGFVFQDHCLLPQCSVLENVLAPTLVAPRAGYRSRAQALLSRVGLGERLAHRPSELSGGEKQRVAIARALIRDPRLVLCDEPTGNLDGKTASTVADLLLDLDRHEERMLIVVTHSVKLAERFPKQMGIVDGKLVAR
- a CDS encoding NAD-binding protein, which codes for MPNETSSSGEERRSQRRVLIVGAGQTGRELARILSENWDIAVLDVDERRLERLRREHPKRGNVRLFPTDGTSLLNLKEAGLESSEWLVAVTNRDEINAEACRVARSIGNPPTVIAALRRPEHREWLTDVEAEVVSRPGAVAGLIKNRIERAHQVASGVGLGQGEIIEIPVLRSSPAVDVRVRDLRARRWLVAAIYREDRYVVPHGHVVLREGDRLLLTGEPEILPHIADYLRAGVARFPLQYGTRIVAFAPKEQSPSFWEEVQYVFEHTRSRSARALTPKDSLPPELKLARGKLETQVVNASDDLRTIVRREVPGLDCGCFVLPKDRAGFLVRAGLNRPDFARSLDTIACPMLLAAGSHPYRRILLPILDPDASILAAELAIDLSRQLEVEVAAVMVVPPAFIVGQEAVEEQKDAMRTVMEVGSLYHRKIEKIQREGNPAKEIALVAGEGDLLVLSHRAGRKSSFFNPDTGLQIIVRCPSSVLALSYGERVHGTG
- a CDS encoding dienelactone hydrolase family protein, which gives rise to MGEDIALEASDGHELRAYRASPAGKPNGGIVVLQEIFGVNAHIREVADGFSASGYLVLAPSLYDRSSRKNVRLGYSEDDIVEGRRLREEFSSEDSIRDVGAAADALRSENLKVGVVGYCWGGSIAFLAAVRLPLDAAVVYYGGQIMPHVNERELCPLLMHFGSRDASIPLSDVEAIRNAHPDAAVHLYDADHGFNCNYRSQFDQSASTLARERTLAFFASHLARMGPK
- the amrS gene encoding AmmeMemoRadiSam system radical SAM enzyme; this translates as MGIASVVPTRYWHRLEDGRVQCDVCPRLCKLHEGQRGMCFVRARENDAIVLTTYGRSSGFCVDPIEKKPLNHFYPGSAILSFGTAGCNLACRFCQNWDISKSREQQRLADEASPDAIASAAGNLGCKSVAFTYNDPVIFLEYAVDVADACRERGIKSVAVTAGYMTAAPRRELYEHIDAANVDLKAFTERFYKNVCAGHLEAVKETLSYLKHETKVWLEITTLLIPGENDSSAELDRMTRWVVEALGPDVPLHFTAFHPDWKMLDHPPTPATTLTRARRIALENGVRYAYTGNVHDKEGGSTYCHQCGEILIGRDWYELSEWNLVDSGRCRSCGARCAGVFEAKPGSWGAKRLPVRIAESIV
- a CDS encoding MFS transporter codes for the protein MAAPTLSQDTVCRRTPTFWKSIFVPFGAGYFVSQLLRSINAVVSADLIEEFELGAWAVGLLTSAYFLSFALAQLPVGLALDRFGPRRTESALLLFAGVGAFVFSYAETTFGLVGGRALIGLGVSACLMAAFHAFALWAPRERLHFLSGSVMAVGASGALTATTPVEWAVGAVGWRALFRGIGGVTIACALFLFWAVPEKPQNQAERLRNLIGVARQVFASRVFWSVAPFSVAHQGAYLSIQSLWAGPWLRDVAGLTRAEVADHLLILALGMAVGFVALGYLAARFARQGLSTITVWVGAALVFETAQLAIALGWTTAAWLLWLLFGTFGAAGMLSYGILTIRFPLTMAGRVNTAVNVLVFSGAFALQAGIGAVITWWTMPGEPYSADGYRAALLGVLALQLACLAWLIATRRWRDEQADE